The following coding sequences are from one Nicotiana tabacum cultivar K326 chromosome 1, ASM71507v2, whole genome shotgun sequence window:
- the LOC142164261 gene encoding uncharacterized protein LOC142164261, which produces MEKTYDRMSWTFISAVMRKFGFSKIWIDIVWNLISNEKVSGQRINTNKSFFVVAPNTKASRINRIRNSTGFMDKNFPFTYLGCPIYVGRKRICYFDDMVAKIVKRLGRWKGKMLSYGGKVVLIKNVIHTLSAMSPPKTTLKLIEKHFARFLWGSVDGKDNYH; this is translated from the exons ATGGAGAAAACTTATGACAGAATGTCCTGGACCTTCATTTCTGCAGTAATGAGAAAGTTTGGTTTTTCTAAAATCTGGATTGATATTGTTTGGAACTTGATATCAAAT GAGAAAGTATCAGGGCAAAGAATAAATACGAATAAAAGTTTTTTCGTAGTTGCTCCTAATACAAAAGCAAGTAGAATTAACAGAATTAGAAACTCCACTGGTTTTATGGATAAAAACTTTCCTTTCACTTATTTGGGATGTCCTATATATGTGGGGAGAAAAAGAATATGTTACTTTGATGATATGGTTGCAAAGATTGTTAAAAGATTAGGTAGATGGAAAGGAAAGATGTTATCTTACGGGGGAAAAGTGGTTCTAATTAAAAATGTTATACATACACTTTCTGCTATGAGTCCTCCAAAGACTACTTTGAAGCTGATTGAGAAACATTTTGCTAGATTTCTGTGGGGCTCAGTTGATGGCAAAGATAACTACCATTAG
- the LOC107806563 gene encoding uncharacterized protein LOC107806563: protein MEEVNDVCAVKRWWRFRTCPSLWASFLKAKYCVRSHAVSKCWTSGNSNLWKGLTQIREKAENNIKWVVNSGNCSFWWDDWTVNVRWLSPHMPLLDRSIPRGNRERNDYAIWNLTKDDIYSNNSAWHLVRATKPKDDFNNKLPFDDTINKFGNHIVSKCLCCRDHNCETLKHVFFDSEVAIRLWKFFGNPLGIQWYTDTIRGILTQWWQRKPKNMIHKMVLQIIPICIIWEIWRSYTACKYGENTRYYLYKMINQILWNVKAAVSRTYPNITIHLPWSKACEMIEKLKPSVTWMKVQWEMPEVGNLKVHTDGSFFKDTKTGGIGGKVRNEHGDFIMAFSVPLQCNNSNMAELKAVKFAAKWCMNQRIPNFTLEMDSLVICTMIRQRATQNNKLRRELEDIISYTDHDHITISHCLRETNQVADWLAKDASNLTEGIIYSSFHQ from the exons ATGGAGGAAGTCAATGATGTTTGTGCAGTAAAGAGGTGGTGGAGATTCAGGACATGTCCATCCTTATGGGCAAGTTTTCTCAAAGCTAAATATTGTGTGAGATCTCATGCTGTCTCTAAATGTTGGACATCTGGAAATTCAAATCTTTGGAAAGGTCTTACCCAAATCAGAGAGAAGGCAGAAAACAACATTAAATGGGTAGTGAATTCTGGTAATTGCAGTTTTTGGTGGGATGATTGGACTGTAAACGTCCGTTGGCTTTCACCACATATGCCGCTGTTAGACCGA AGTATACCAAGAGGCAACCGTGAGCGAAATGACTATGCCATATGGAACTTGACTAAGGATGATATTTATTCCAACAATTCAGCTTGGCATTTGGTTAGGGCAACTAAACCTAAAGATGATTTTAATAACAAG TTGCCTTTTGATGATACTATTAACAAATTTGGGAATCACATTGTGTCTAAATGTCTTTGCTGTAGAGATCATAATTGTGAAACCTTGAAACATGTATTCTTTGATAGTGAGGTTGCTATCAGACTGTGGAAGTTCTTTGGGAATCCTCTGGGCATTCAGTGGTATACTGATACCATTAGAGGGATTCTTACTCAATGGTGGCAGAGGAAACCAAAGAACATGATCCACAAAATGGTGTTACAAATTATTCCAATTTGTATTATCTGGGAAATATGGAGAAGCTATACTGCATGTAAATATGGCGAAAACACTAGATATTATCTATACAAGATGATCAATCAAATTCTCTGGAATGTTAAGGCAGCTGTATCGAGAACTTATCCAAACATTACTATTCATCTTCCTTGGTCCAAAGCTTGTGAGATGATTGAAAAGTTAAAACCATCTGTTACATGGATGAAAGTTCAATGGGAGATGCCAGAAGTTGGTAACTTGAAAGTACACACAGATGGTAGCTTCTTCAAGGATACTAAGACAGGAGGCATTGGAGGAAAAGTTAGAAATGAGCATGGTGATTTTATCATGGCATTCTCTGTTCCTTTACAATGCAACAATAGCAACATGGCTGAATTGAAAGCTGTTAAGTTTGCTGCTAAATGGTGTATGAACCAAAGGATTCCCAATTTTACATTGGAGATGGACTCCTTAGTTATCTGTACCATGATCAGGCAAAGAGCAACTCAAAACAACAAATTGAGAAGAGAGCTTGAAGATATCATTAGCTACACCGATCATGATCATATCACAATTAGTCACTGCCTAAGAGAAACAAACCAAGTGgcggactggttggccaaagatgCTTCTAATCTAACAGAGGGAATTATTTACTCGTCCTTTCATCAGTAG